The following proteins come from a genomic window of Mustela lutreola isolate mMusLut2 chromosome 6, mMusLut2.pri, whole genome shotgun sequence:
- the LOC131833322 gene encoding uncharacterized protein LOC131833322: MCCFQSPEKSPGVASSGGEILSLSQSQRSGSREREAALPAPAARRGAAPRPTPPPPPAAFGAFRTATPSSRNRRVFARSPAAGRVREGMQGAGSVQLREPASGAEDRRLQAHRRAPRGRCEPAGGT, from the coding sequence ATGTGTTGTTTTCAGAGCCCTGAGAAATCCCCCGGAGTCGCAAGCAGCGGCGGGGAAATCCTGAGCCTCTCTCAGTCTCAGCGCAGCGGATCCCGAGAAAGGGAAGCGGCCCTCCCCGCCCCGGCCGCCCGCCGCGGCGCAGCCCCGCGCCcaaccccgcccccgccccctgcagCTTTCGGTGCCTTCAGGACCGCGACCCCCTCTTCGCGAAACAGGCGTGTGTTTGCCCGAAGTCCGGCGGCCGGGCGGGTAAGGGAAGGCATGCAGGGGGCTGGGTCGGTTCAGCTCCGAGAGCCTGCGTCGGGGGCGGAGGACCGCCGGCTGCAAGCACACCGCCGCGCGCCCAGGGGGCGCTGTGAGCCAGCTGGAGGCACGTGA